A window of Clavibacter michiganensis contains these coding sequences:
- a CDS encoding anthranilate synthase component II, whose amino-acid sequence MTRVLVIDNYDSFVYTLNGYLQQLGAETVVMRNDDHADVDMAGVISEYDAVLVSPGPGKPSEAGVSIPTVTAALASGTPLLGVCLGHQAIAEAFGATVTNAEELMHGKTSLVTHDDGEFYLGVPKPFTATRYHSLAVVDGTVPSDLVVTSRTEGGVIMGLRHEAAPIVGVQFHPESVLTEGGYRMLGNWLEGAGLVGARDTASRLSPLVRVA is encoded by the coding sequence GTGACACGCGTCCTCGTCATCGACAACTACGACAGCTTCGTCTACACGCTCAACGGGTACCTGCAGCAGCTGGGCGCGGAGACCGTGGTGATGCGCAATGACGACCACGCCGACGTCGACATGGCCGGGGTCATCTCCGAGTACGACGCGGTGCTCGTGTCGCCGGGGCCGGGGAAGCCCTCCGAGGCCGGCGTCTCGATCCCCACGGTCACTGCGGCGCTCGCATCCGGCACTCCGCTGCTCGGCGTCTGCCTCGGGCACCAGGCGATCGCGGAGGCGTTCGGCGCGACGGTCACCAACGCCGAGGAGCTCATGCACGGCAAGACCTCGCTCGTGACGCACGACGACGGGGAGTTCTACCTCGGCGTGCCGAAGCCGTTCACGGCCACGCGCTACCACTCGCTCGCGGTCGTCGACGGCACCGTCCCGTCCGACCTGGTGGTCACCTCACGGACCGAGGGCGGGGTGATCATGGGCCTGCGTCACGAGGCTGCCCCCATCGTCGGCGTGCAGTTCCACCCGGAGTCGGTGCTGACCGAGGGCGGCTACCGCATGCTCGGCAACTGGCTGGAGGGGGCCGGGCTCGTCGGGGCTCGCGACACCGCCTCGAGGCTGTCGCCGCTCGTCCGCGTGGCCTGA
- the pknB gene encoding Stk1 family PASTA domain-containing Ser/Thr kinase, producing the protein MTDTRVLGGRYEVGALLGRGGMADVFEGVDSRLGRRVAVKVLRRGLAEDPAFRSRFRQEAQAAARMSHPTIVRVFDAGEDVVTDQDGASHTVPFIVMERVEGRLLKDVITDGPLDPDEAVRIMGQVLTALEYSHRAGVVHRDIKPGNIMVTPTGQVKVMDFGIARAVSDTSATIAQTTAILGTARYFSPEQAKGESVDARTDLYSAGVVLFEMLTGQAPFRADTAVAVAYQHVSETPVAPSTVQEAVSPQLDQVVLHAMAKDRYARFQTAGDFRTDLDRAAAGTLAPREAPTNDVGATLFGAPAGPSSSQQALRQLGVDDDRTVRTQSRPPVPWIWAGVTVVVVILIAVVIWVTSLSNIAPPDISPTVPDVTGSTYASAAAALEEADLVPLEREEASTTVAEGIVLRTNPDPGENVAAKTEIDVFVSSGPPEVQVPNVMNMDEGTATAALEAAGLKVGEVVRQSSPTVPDGVVMQTEPASSQQVDQGSAVKLILSNGKVALPDVLGQPLVDAQKLLEASDLVVTTRRDPSCSRADGSPVSQQSVAPGDVAQRSTVALTYCTGAVRSTPAPTTGTPSPDPARG; encoded by the coding sequence GTGACCGACACGCGTGTGCTGGGCGGCCGCTACGAGGTCGGGGCGCTGCTGGGTCGCGGGGGCATGGCCGACGTCTTCGAGGGCGTCGACTCCCGTCTCGGTCGCCGGGTGGCCGTCAAGGTCCTGCGCCGCGGCCTCGCCGAGGATCCCGCCTTCCGCAGCCGCTTCCGCCAGGAGGCCCAGGCGGCCGCGCGCATGTCGCACCCCACCATCGTGCGGGTCTTCGACGCGGGCGAGGACGTCGTCACCGACCAGGACGGCGCGTCGCACACGGTCCCCTTCATCGTCATGGAGCGGGTCGAGGGCCGCCTGCTCAAGGACGTCATCACCGACGGCCCGCTCGATCCGGACGAAGCGGTCCGCATCATGGGCCAGGTCCTCACCGCCCTCGAGTACTCGCACCGCGCTGGCGTCGTCCACCGCGACATCAAGCCCGGCAACATCATGGTCACGCCCACCGGCCAGGTGAAGGTCATGGACTTCGGCATCGCGCGAGCGGTGTCCGACACCTCGGCCACCATCGCGCAGACCACCGCGATCCTCGGAACCGCCCGCTACTTCTCCCCCGAGCAGGCCAAGGGCGAGTCGGTGGATGCGCGCACCGACCTCTACTCCGCCGGCGTCGTCCTCTTCGAGATGCTCACCGGCCAGGCGCCGTTCCGCGCCGACACGGCCGTCGCCGTCGCGTACCAGCACGTCAGCGAGACGCCCGTCGCGCCGAGCACCGTGCAGGAGGCCGTCTCCCCCCAGCTCGACCAGGTCGTCCTGCACGCCATGGCGAAGGACCGCTACGCGCGGTTCCAGACGGCGGGCGACTTCCGCACCGACCTCGATCGCGCCGCGGCGGGCACGCTCGCTCCCCGCGAGGCGCCGACCAACGACGTGGGTGCCACTCTCTTCGGTGCCCCCGCCGGCCCCTCCTCCTCCCAGCAGGCGCTCCGTCAGCTCGGCGTCGACGACGACCGCACCGTCCGCACCCAGAGCCGCCCGCCGGTCCCGTGGATCTGGGCCGGCGTCACCGTGGTCGTCGTGATCCTCATCGCCGTCGTCATCTGGGTCACCAGCCTCAGCAACATCGCGCCGCCCGACATCAGCCCCACCGTCCCCGACGTCACGGGTTCGACCTACGCGAGCGCGGCCGCGGCCCTCGAGGAGGCCGACCTCGTCCCCCTCGAACGCGAGGAGGCCAGCACAACGGTGGCCGAGGGCATCGTGCTGCGCACCAACCCGGACCCGGGCGAGAACGTGGCCGCCAAGACCGAGATCGACGTGTTCGTCTCCTCCGGCCCGCCGGAGGTCCAGGTCCCGAACGTCATGAACATGGACGAGGGCACCGCCACCGCCGCCCTCGAGGCGGCGGGGCTCAAGGTGGGCGAGGTGGTCCGCCAGTCGTCGCCGACGGTCCCGGACGGCGTGGTCATGCAGACGGAGCCGGCATCCTCCCAGCAGGTGGACCAGGGCTCCGCGGTCAAGCTCATCCTGTCCAACGGCAAGGTCGCCCTGCCGGACGTGCTCGGCCAGCCGCTCGTGGACGCGCAGAAGCTCCTCGAGGCGTCGGATCTCGTCGTCACCACCCGTCGCGACCCGTCCTGCAGCCGAGCGGACGGGTCCCCGGTGAGCCAGCAGTCGGTCGCTCCCGGAGACGTCGCCCAGCGCTCGACGGTGGCCCTCACGTACTGCACGGGCGCGGTCCGCAGCACGCCCGCGCCCACCACCGGCACGCCGAGCCCGGATCCCGCGCGCGGCTGA
- a CDS encoding serine/threonine-protein kinase translates to MRPTSGLTFGGRYQLGDRIAIGGMGEVWEATDLVIGRKVAIKILKDEYLGDPGFLERFRAEARHAALVNHEGIANVFDYGEEDGSAFLVMELVPGEALSTILERERVLSTDKVLDIIAQTALALHAAHQAGLVHRDIKPGNLLITPDGRVKITDFGIARIADQVPLTATGQVMGTVQYLSPEQASGHPASPSTDVYSMGIVAYECLAGRRPFTGESQVAIAMAQINELPPELPVTVAEPVRNLVMSCIAKKPADRPQSAAHLARAAQALRRGDVATATIAVAAVAGAAALADPGTPTQATQLMPSGRRAADTGATTVLASSAPRAGAADPFLLDDADDEEPEEPRARKRAIWIFVVVAILVVAAIVAGLLAYFASQETAAPTPAATETSASPSPSASPTPSPTPSPTASTVDVNRDDYIGRDQKTVTAELTALGLKVTVVTGSAAPSGEEEGRVTAITPTGTVAKGATIQITAYGPPTLPTTAPGTPTVTPTDVRAGQTVDISWPAYSCPAGQTLNGYQIQADSVSQGATGTWGGSTNPTNAQTTSGEIKVGTNPGTFTVKYLAICGTNESPYSSTVTVTVEAAPGGTGTGGTGTGGGTGGGTGGTGGGTTGMAPTPAPGRTDERSLVSSSHRNP, encoded by the coding sequence ATGAGACCCACGAGCGGACTGACCTTCGGAGGGCGTTACCAGCTGGGCGATCGCATCGCCATCGGCGGGATGGGCGAGGTCTGGGAGGCCACCGACCTCGTCATCGGGCGCAAGGTCGCGATCAAGATCCTCAAGGACGAGTACCTCGGCGACCCCGGGTTCCTCGAGCGCTTCCGCGCCGAGGCCCGCCACGCCGCGCTCGTCAACCACGAGGGCATCGCCAACGTCTTCGACTACGGCGAGGAGGACGGCAGCGCCTTCCTCGTGATGGAGCTCGTGCCCGGCGAGGCGCTCTCCACCATCCTCGAGCGCGAGCGCGTGCTGTCCACCGACAAGGTGCTCGACATCATCGCCCAGACCGCGCTGGCCCTACACGCCGCGCACCAGGCCGGGCTCGTCCACCGCGACATCAAGCCGGGCAACCTGCTCATCACCCCCGACGGCCGCGTGAAGATCACCGACTTCGGCATCGCCCGAATCGCCGACCAGGTGCCGCTCACCGCGACGGGCCAGGTCATGGGCACCGTCCAGTACCTCTCCCCCGAGCAGGCGAGCGGGCACCCGGCATCGCCGTCGACCGACGTCTACTCGATGGGCATCGTCGCGTACGAGTGCCTGGCCGGCCGCCGCCCCTTCACGGGCGAGTCGCAGGTCGCCATCGCCATGGCGCAGATCAACGAGCTGCCGCCCGAGCTGCCGGTCACGGTCGCCGAGCCCGTGCGCAACCTCGTGATGTCGTGCATCGCGAAGAAGCCGGCCGACCGCCCACAGAGCGCCGCGCACCTCGCGCGCGCCGCGCAGGCGCTCCGCCGCGGCGACGTCGCGACCGCCACCATCGCGGTCGCTGCCGTCGCGGGTGCCGCCGCCCTGGCGGATCCGGGCACGCCCACGCAGGCGACGCAGCTCATGCCGTCCGGTCGCCGCGCCGCCGACACGGGCGCGACCACGGTCCTGGCCTCGTCCGCGCCGCGCGCCGGCGCAGCCGACCCCTTCCTCCTCGACGACGCGGACGACGAGGAGCCCGAGGAGCCGCGCGCCCGCAAGCGCGCCATCTGGATCTTCGTCGTCGTCGCGATCCTCGTGGTGGCAGCCATCGTCGCTGGCCTCCTCGCGTACTTCGCCAGCCAGGAGACCGCCGCCCCGACCCCCGCGGCCACCGAGACGAGCGCCTCGCCGAGCCCGAGCGCGTCACCCACGCCGTCCCCCACCCCCTCGCCCACGGCGAGCACGGTGGACGTGAACCGCGACGACTACATCGGCCGCGACCAGAAGACGGTCACGGCGGAGCTCACCGCCCTCGGCCTCAAGGTCACCGTCGTCACGGGCAGCGCCGCGCCGTCCGGCGAGGAGGAGGGTCGCGTCACCGCGATCACCCCCACCGGCACCGTCGCGAAGGGCGCCACCATCCAGATCACGGCCTATGGGCCGCCCACCCTGCCCACCACGGCGCCCGGCACGCCCACGGTCACCCCGACGGACGTCCGCGCCGGCCAGACGGTGGACATCTCCTGGCCCGCCTACTCCTGCCCCGCCGGCCAGACGCTCAACGGGTACCAGATCCAGGCGGACTCGGTCTCGCAGGGCGCCACCGGCACCTGGGGCGGCAGCACGAACCCGACGAACGCGCAGACCACGTCGGGCGAGATCAAGGTGGGCACCAACCCGGGCACGTTCACCGTCAAGTACCTCGCCATCTGCGGCACCAACGAGTCGCCGTACAGCAGCACCGTGACGGTCACCGTCGAGGCCGCCCCCGGCGGCACCGGCACGGGCGGCACCGGCACGGGCGGCGGGACGGGCGGCGGCACCGGTGGCACGGGCGGCGGCACCACCGGCATGGCGCCCACGCCCGCGCCGGGGCGCACGGACGAGCGCTCGCTCGTCTCCAGCTCCCACAGGAACCCCTGA
- a CDS encoding peptidoglycan D,D-transpeptidase FtsI family protein, producing the protein MNRELKRVSVFVLAMFVALFVAASVIQVISAPTLQADPRNSRTIIASYSAERGSILVDGTPIASSVPVDDRYKFLRTYAQPDLYSAVTGYYTLGQGSTGLEDSMNDVLSGTSGTQFFDSLTRTFTGQDPKGASVELTIDPKVQQAAYDALGSLQGSVVAIEPKTGRILAMVSKPGYDPNTLASHDRAAVQQSYSSLLADESNPLINRAVNSLNPPGSTFKLITAAAAIESGQYTPDSLLPNPPTFTLPGTGTVITNAGEGACGPEAEVSIATALRLSCNIPFAQLGIALGSERIAKMAEAFGYGKSIDVPMASAKSVFSPDLDDAQTAQSAFGQLDVRATPLQTAMVTAGIANGGEVMKPSVVDSVLNPDLSELSGFSPSRFADPISKETADTMTRMMIDDVQSGVASNARISGVDVAGKTGTAQNGSDDPYTLWFTGFAPAADPQVAVAVLVEDGGGRGRSGSGNTLAAPVAKKVIEAVLDR; encoded by the coding sequence GTGAACCGCGAGCTCAAGCGCGTCTCCGTGTTCGTCCTGGCCATGTTCGTGGCCCTGTTCGTCGCGGCGTCGGTCATCCAGGTCATCTCCGCGCCCACGCTGCAGGCGGATCCGCGCAACAGCCGCACGATCATCGCGAGCTACTCGGCCGAGCGCGGCTCGATCCTCGTCGACGGCACGCCCATCGCCTCCTCGGTGCCGGTCGACGACCGCTACAAGTTCCTCCGCACCTACGCGCAGCCCGACCTCTACAGCGCGGTCACCGGCTACTACACGCTGGGGCAGGGATCCACCGGCCTCGAGGACTCCATGAACGACGTCCTCAGCGGCACGAGCGGCACGCAGTTCTTCGACAGCCTCACGCGCACCTTCACCGGGCAGGACCCGAAGGGCGCGTCGGTCGAGCTCACCATCGACCCGAAGGTGCAGCAGGCGGCGTACGACGCGCTCGGTTCGCTGCAGGGATCCGTGGTCGCGATCGAGCCGAAGACCGGCCGCATCCTCGCGATGGTGTCGAAGCCCGGCTACGACCCGAACACCCTGGCCTCGCACGATCGCGCGGCCGTGCAGCAGAGCTACTCGTCGCTCCTCGCGGACGAGTCCAACCCGCTCATCAACCGCGCGGTGAACAGCCTCAACCCGCCCGGATCCACGTTCAAGCTCATCACCGCGGCCGCCGCCATCGAGTCCGGCCAGTACACGCCCGACTCGCTGCTGCCCAACCCGCCGACGTTCACGCTCCCCGGCACCGGCACGGTCATCACCAACGCCGGCGAGGGCGCGTGCGGCCCGGAGGCCGAGGTCAGCATCGCGACCGCGCTGCGCCTCAGCTGCAACATCCCGTTCGCTCAGCTCGGCATCGCGCTCGGCTCCGAGCGGATCGCGAAGATGGCCGAGGCGTTCGGCTACGGGAAGTCGATCGACGTGCCCATGGCGAGCGCCAAGAGCGTCTTCTCCCCCGACCTCGACGACGCCCAGACCGCGCAGTCCGCGTTCGGGCAGCTCGACGTGCGCGCCACCCCGCTGCAGACCGCCATGGTCACCGCCGGGATCGCGAACGGCGGCGAGGTCATGAAGCCGTCCGTCGTCGACAGCGTCCTCAACCCCGACCTGAGCGAGCTCTCCGGCTTCTCCCCCAGCCGCTTCGCCGACCCGATCTCGAAGGAGACCGCCGACACCATGACCCGGATGATGATCGACGACGTCCAGAGCGGCGTCGCGTCGAATGCGAGAATCAGTGGCGTCGACGTGGCCGGCAAGACGGGCACCGCCCAGAACGGCAGCGACGACCCGTACACGCTGTGGTTCACCGGCTTCGCGCCGGCGGCGGACCCGCAGGTGGCGGTCGCGGTCCTGGTCGAGGACGGCGGCGGACGAGGACGATCGGGCTCGGGGAACACCCTCGCCGCCCCCGTGGCGAAGAAAGTGATTGAGGCGGTGCTGGACAGATGA
- a CDS encoding FtsW/RodA/SpoVE family cell cycle protein: MADAPARPRERAPKVPRIHVPRRLRNLELALVVLASVINGGALYLVQLGVLGAFDQSFFIPATGLAVLVLGMHVALRWLAPDADPFILPIATVLNGLGIAAIYRLDLAAGLSGWDSVAVRQIVWSGLAIVCGLAVIVLLKNHRVLQRYRYIAMFVGLILLLLPMLPVLGQNINGARVWIHIGGFSFQPGEIAKICLAIFFAGYLVTARDSLSMVGVKVLGMRFPRIRDLGPILLVWAVSMSVLVFQRDLGTSLLYFGLFIVMTYVSTGRIGWVVLGLVLFLGGAYGASTLGYVGGRVDAWLNPFDPTVYDANGGSYQLVTGLFGMADGGLFGRGLGEGMPNLTPLANSDFILASLGEELGLTGVFAILALYLLLVSRGFRIGFAGQDDFGKLLGIGLSFVIALQVFIVIGGVTRVIPLTGLTTPFMAAGGSSLLANWIIAALLLRLSDTVRNQPRLVVES, translated from the coding sequence ATGGCGGACGCGCCGGCGCGCCCCCGCGAGCGCGCGCCCAAGGTGCCGCGGATCCACGTGCCCCGACGCCTCAGGAACCTCGAGCTCGCGCTGGTCGTGCTCGCCTCCGTCATCAACGGCGGGGCCCTGTACCTCGTGCAGCTCGGCGTGCTCGGCGCGTTCGACCAGAGCTTCTTCATCCCCGCCACCGGCCTCGCGGTCCTCGTGCTCGGCATGCACGTGGCGCTGCGCTGGCTGGCGCCCGACGCGGATCCGTTCATCCTCCCCATCGCCACGGTGCTCAACGGCCTGGGGATCGCCGCGATCTACCGTCTCGACCTCGCCGCGGGGCTGTCCGGCTGGGACAGCGTGGCCGTGCGGCAGATCGTCTGGTCGGGCCTCGCCATCGTGTGCGGTCTCGCGGTCATCGTGCTGCTCAAGAACCACCGCGTGCTGCAGCGCTACCGCTACATCGCCATGTTCGTCGGCCTGATCCTGCTGCTCCTGCCGATGCTCCCGGTCCTCGGCCAGAACATCAACGGCGCACGCGTCTGGATCCACATCGGCGGCTTCTCGTTCCAGCCCGGCGAGATCGCGAAGATCTGCCTGGCGATCTTCTTCGCCGGCTACCTGGTCACCGCCCGCGACAGCCTGTCGATGGTCGGCGTCAAGGTCCTCGGGATGCGCTTCCCGCGCATCCGCGACCTCGGCCCGATCCTCCTGGTCTGGGCCGTGTCGATGAGCGTGCTCGTCTTCCAGCGCGACCTCGGCACCTCGCTGCTCTACTTCGGCCTCTTCATCGTCATGACCTACGTGAGCACGGGCCGCATCGGCTGGGTCGTGCTCGGCCTCGTCCTGTTCCTCGGCGGCGCGTACGGCGCGAGCACCCTCGGCTACGTCGGCGGCCGCGTCGACGCCTGGCTGAACCCGTTCGACCCCACGGTGTACGACGCGAACGGCGGCAGCTACCAGCTCGTCACGGGCCTGTTCGGCATGGCGGACGGGGGCCTGTTCGGGCGCGGGCTCGGCGAGGGGATGCCCAACCTCACGCCGCTCGCCAACAGCGACTTCATCCTCGCGAGCCTCGGCGAGGAGCTCGGCCTCACGGGGGTCTTCGCGATCCTCGCCCTCTACCTGCTGCTCGTCTCGCGCGGCTTCCGCATCGGGTTCGCGGGCCAGGACGACTTCGGCAAGCTGCTCGGCATCGGCCTCTCGTTCGTCATCGCGCTGCAGGTCTTCATCGTCATCGGCGGCGTCACCCGCGTCATCCCGCTCACGGGCCTGACGACGCCGTTCATGGCGGCGGGCGGATCCTCGCTCCTCGCCAACTGGATCATCGCGGCCCTGCTCCTCCGCCTCTCCGACACCGTCCGCAACCAGCCCCGATTGGTGGTCGAGTCGTGA
- a CDS encoding PP2C family protein-serine/threonine phosphatase — MATVTQAAAVSHVGKVRSNNQDSGYAGRDLFVVADGMGGHAGGDVASAVALTRIIEADKPYASAHDAEFALQAGLVAANQLLAETVFEHSELTGMGTTVSALARVGRHVAIAHIGDSRIYLFRRGELSQISADHTFVQRLVDSGRITPEEALVHPRRSVLMRVLGDVDAAPEVDTQVLDTHTGDRWLLCSDGLSSYVSEERITEILATAGTPDTVADALVKESLDHGAPDNVTVVVVDVLDEDDETAASRPAPEPVVVGSASQPLAFGDEPAKRAVRIPSLLLHPLRATTAARDAQFEPESDQYLEALIAEDKRRALRRRVTWLVGVTLIVAGLVLACVLGYRWTQSRYYVGESDGVVAVYNGVQQTIGPIELSHVYARTEVQVDDLQPFYRQQVEQTINADSLAGAEEIVNRLQEAAGG, encoded by the coding sequence GTGGCGACAGTGACGCAGGCCGCTGCCGTCTCCCACGTGGGCAAGGTCCGGTCGAACAACCAGGACTCGGGCTACGCGGGGCGGGACCTCTTCGTCGTCGCCGACGGCATGGGCGGGCACGCGGGCGGCGACGTCGCCTCCGCTGTCGCCCTCACGCGCATCATCGAGGCCGACAAGCCGTACGCCTCCGCGCACGATGCCGAGTTCGCGCTGCAGGCGGGCCTCGTCGCCGCCAACCAGCTCCTCGCCGAGACCGTGTTCGAGCACTCCGAGCTCACCGGGATGGGCACCACCGTCAGCGCGCTCGCCCGCGTGGGCCGCCACGTCGCCATCGCCCACATCGGCGACTCGCGCATCTACCTCTTCCGCCGCGGCGAGCTCAGCCAGATCTCCGCCGACCACACCTTCGTGCAGCGCCTCGTCGACAGCGGCCGCATCACGCCGGAGGAGGCGCTCGTCCATCCGCGCCGCTCCGTCCTGATGCGCGTGCTCGGCGACGTCGACGCGGCGCCCGAGGTCGACACCCAGGTGCTCGACACGCACACGGGCGACCGCTGGCTGCTCTGCTCGGACGGCCTCAGCAGCTACGTCTCCGAGGAGCGGATCACCGAGATCCTCGCGACCGCGGGCACGCCCGACACCGTCGCGGACGCGCTCGTGAAGGAGTCGCTCGACCACGGCGCCCCCGACAACGTCACGGTCGTGGTCGTCGACGTGCTCGACGAGGACGACGAGACCGCCGCATCCCGCCCCGCGCCGGAGCCGGTGGTCGTCGGATCCGCGTCGCAGCCCCTCGCGTTCGGGGACGAGCCGGCGAAGCGCGCCGTGCGCATCCCGTCGCTCCTGCTGCACCCGCTGCGCGCCACCACGGCCGCGCGCGACGCGCAGTTCGAGCCGGAGTCGGACCAGTACCTCGAGGCCCTCATCGCGGAGGACAAGCGCCGCGCCCTCCGCCGCCGCGTGACCTGGCTGGTGGGCGTCACGCTGATCGTCGCGGGACTCGTCCTCGCGTGCGTCCTCGGCTACCGCTGGACCCAGTCCCGCTACTACGTGGGCGAGTCCGACGGGGTCGTCGCGGTCTACAACGGCGTGCAGCAGACCATCGGGCCGATCGAGCTCTCGCACGTCTACGCGCGCACCGAGGTGCAGGTCGACGACCTCCAGCCCTTCTACCGCCAGCAGGTGGAGCAGACCATCAACGCCGACTCGCTCGCGGGCGCCGAGGAGATCGTCAACCGGCTGCAGGAGGCCGCCGGTGGCTAG
- a CDS encoding FHA domain-containing protein FhaB/FipA: MTELTLLVLRLAFLAVLWLFIFGIVYALRSDLFGQRVRKLREETGAAGGSPFPQSPYASAAAAPPRSPQPGVQPPPISSMPSGANSGAVPSRAKATTSTARHLVITSGAKAGTEIPLGTEPLTIGRSSESGLVIRDDYTSTHHARLLLWNDEWMIQDLDSTNGTFLDGKRVSVPTQVPLDTPIRIGATSFELRR, encoded by the coding sequence GTGACCGAGCTGACCCTCCTCGTCCTCCGCCTCGCGTTCCTCGCGGTGCTGTGGCTGTTCATCTTCGGCATCGTCTACGCGCTGCGCTCCGACCTCTTCGGCCAGCGCGTGCGGAAGCTCCGCGAGGAGACGGGCGCGGCCGGCGGATCCCCGTTCCCGCAGTCCCCGTACGCCTCGGCCGCCGCCGCCCCGCCGAGGTCCCCGCAGCCCGGCGTGCAGCCTCCGCCCATCTCGTCGATGCCGTCCGGCGCCAACTCCGGCGCCGTCCCGTCCCGCGCGAAGGCCACCACATCGACCGCCCGCCACCTCGTCATCACCTCGGGCGCCAAGGCCGGCACCGAGATCCCGCTCGGCACCGAGCCGCTCACCATCGGCCGCTCGAGCGAGTCGGGCCTCGTGATCCGCGACGACTACACGTCCACCCACCACGCGCGCCTGCTGCTCTGGAACGACGAGTGGATGATCCAGGACCTCGACTCGACCAACGGCACCTTCCTCGACGGCAAGCGCGTGAGCGTGCCGACGCAGGTGCCGCTCGACACGCCGATCCGCATCGGCGCGACCAGCTTCGAGCTCAGGCGGTAG